The Achromobacter pestifer genome includes a region encoding these proteins:
- a CDS encoding IclR family transcriptional regulator — protein MPQILPTAQRVLQVFEVYARERRPLTNSEMARFLDLADSSCSDLLYTLRQAGYLLRTPKSRYFHPTGRLLDVAQGISAADPLQSFASEALEILTRQSGESSMCGLLDGNKVKIYASQESPRALRYVVQPGTTFDLQVAALGKALLGEMDAAERNAVIDALPFEHVTASSITDPGTLRTQIESQLEKKYFHTRDEGNEGVSAIGIAGRVGGQLTALSIVGPTHRMDANMEKYTQVILDARAEFFES, from the coding sequence ATGCCGCAAATCCTCCCTACCGCACAGCGCGTGCTGCAAGTCTTCGAAGTCTATGCGCGGGAACGCCGTCCCCTGACGAATTCGGAAATGGCGCGCTTTCTCGATCTGGCCGACAGCAGCTGCTCGGACCTGCTCTACACGCTACGCCAGGCAGGCTATCTGCTGCGCACGCCGAAGTCGCGCTACTTCCATCCGACGGGCAGGCTGCTCGACGTGGCCCAGGGCATCTCGGCGGCCGACCCGCTGCAGTCCTTCGCCTCCGAAGCGCTGGAAATCCTGACGCGCCAATCCGGCGAGTCCTCGATGTGCGGCCTGCTCGACGGCAACAAGGTGAAGATCTACGCCAGCCAGGAAAGCCCGCGCGCCCTGCGCTACGTGGTGCAGCCCGGCACCACCTTCGACCTGCAGGTCGCGGCGCTGGGCAAGGCCCTGCTGGGCGAGATGGACGCCGCTGAACGCAATGCCGTGATCGATGCCTTGCCGTTCGAACACGTCACGGCCAGCAGCATCACCGATCCCGGCACCTTGCGCACGCAGATCGAGTCGCAGCTGGAAAAGAAGTACTTCCACACCCGCGATGAAGGCAATGAAGGCGTCTCCGCCATCGGCATCGCGGGGCGCGTGGGCGGCCAGCTGACCGCCTTGTCCATCGTCGGCCCGACCCATCGCATGGACGCCAACATGGAGAAGTACACCCAGGTCATCCTGGACGCGCGCGCCGAATTCTTCGAATCCTGA
- a CDS encoding FAD-dependent monooxygenase: MEKRASPRVLIVGAGPAGLSLAIELGHRKIPCLLIERNDRVGYAPRAKTTNVRTREHLRRWGIADRLRAASPLGAYYPSNVVFCTRLAGFELGRHENAMYCAPGRNPLYSEHAQWVPQYTVEEVLRAHAATLPDVEIRFRSELLDLTQDADGVRARLRDLAQGRDIELDVDYLVGADGARSLVRELIGTRMEGSHGLSRNYNIVFRAPGLAQAHPHGPAIMYWQINGDAPSLIGPMDSGDTWFFMPTHVDPKQRASDIDARAMIARATGIDLPYEVLSSDEWTASKLLGDRYRQGRVFLVGDACHLHPPFGGYGMNMGVADSVDLGWKLAAALQGWGGPALIDSYERERRPVHQWVLDEAEHNHSILGNHLLADHLEEAGAAGERARQETGARIRAAKMREFSTLGVVLGYQYADSPVIVPDGSPAPARDFINYVPTSRPGALAPHAWLHDGSSLYDHFGPGFTLLALPAAAARDIDAAVSAARAAGVPLTLIRPDEGGVANLYPAPLTLIRPDQHVAWRGAAWPDADLYARVTGRH, encoded by the coding sequence GTGGAAAAGCGAGCCTCGCCCCGCGTGCTGATCGTGGGCGCCGGACCGGCCGGACTGAGTCTGGCGATCGAACTGGGGCACAGGAAGATTCCGTGCCTGCTCATCGAGCGCAACGACCGCGTGGGATACGCGCCGCGCGCCAAGACGACCAACGTGCGCACGCGCGAACACCTGCGCCGCTGGGGCATCGCCGACCGCCTGCGCGCGGCATCGCCGCTGGGCGCCTACTACCCCTCCAACGTGGTGTTCTGCACCCGCCTGGCCGGCTTCGAACTTGGACGGCACGAGAACGCCATGTATTGCGCCCCCGGCCGCAATCCGCTGTACTCGGAACACGCGCAATGGGTTCCGCAGTACACGGTGGAAGAGGTCTTGCGCGCCCATGCGGCTACCTTGCCCGACGTCGAGATCCGGTTCCGCTCCGAACTGCTGGACCTGACGCAGGATGCCGACGGCGTGCGCGCCCGCTTGCGCGACCTGGCGCAAGGCCGCGACATCGAGCTGGACGTGGATTACCTGGTGGGCGCCGACGGCGCCCGCAGCCTGGTGCGGGAGCTGATCGGCACGCGCATGGAAGGCAGCCATGGACTGTCCCGCAACTACAACATCGTATTCCGCGCCCCCGGACTGGCCCAGGCCCATCCGCACGGGCCTGCCATCATGTACTGGCAAATCAATGGCGACGCGCCCAGCCTGATCGGCCCGATGGACAGTGGCGACACCTGGTTCTTCATGCCCACTCACGTGGACCCGAAACAGCGCGCCAGCGACATCGATGCGCGCGCCATGATCGCCCGCGCCACCGGCATCGACCTGCCCTACGAGGTGCTCAGCAGCGACGAGTGGACCGCCAGCAAGCTTCTGGGCGACCGCTACCGGCAGGGGCGTGTCTTCCTGGTGGGCGACGCCTGCCATCTGCACCCGCCCTTCGGCGGCTACGGGATGAACATGGGCGTGGCCGACAGCGTGGACCTGGGCTGGAAGCTGGCGGCCGCGCTGCAAGGCTGGGGCGGCCCCGCCCTCATCGACAGCTATGAACGGGAGCGCCGGCCGGTGCACCAGTGGGTGCTGGACGAGGCCGAGCACAACCATTCGATCCTCGGCAATCACCTGCTGGCCGATCATCTGGAAGAGGCCGGCGCGGCGGGCGAGCGGGCGCGCCAGGAAACCGGCGCGCGCATCCGCGCGGCCAAGATGCGCGAGTTCTCCACCCTGGGCGTGGTGCTGGGCTATCAGTACGCGGACTCGCCCGTCATCGTGCCGGACGGCAGCCCCGCGCCAGCCCGGGACTTCATCAACTATGTCCCTACGTCTCGTCCTGGGGCCCTCGCCCCGCATGCCTGGCTGCATGACGGCAGCTCGCTGTACGACCATTTCGGCCCGGGATTCACGCTGCTGGCCTTGCCCGCGGCAGCCGCCCGCGACATCGATGCCGCCGTATCCGCGGCGCGGGCGGCGGGCGTGCCCTTGACTCTGATCCGCCCTGACGAAGGCGGAGTCGCCAACCTCTACCCCGCCCCGCTCACCCTGATCCGGCCCGATCAGCACGTCGCCTGGCGCGGCGCCGCCTGGCCGGATGCCGACCTGTACGCCCGGGTAACGGGGCGCCACTGA
- the wecB gene encoding non-hydrolyzing UDP-N-acetylglucosamine 2-epimerase: MKVLSIFGTRPEAIKMAPLVSALQGEPRIQSVVCVTGQHREMLDQVMALFDLRAQHDLDIMVPNQTLNGLYARLISRVDSVLEAEQPDCVLVHGDTSTASACALASFHRRARIGHVEAGLRTGDLAQPFPEEMNRRVVDAVGDWLFAPTAQSRANLLRENLAGRITVTGNTVIDALAMTCAKLAAEGALAQQLAARYGWLDPQRRLLLVTGHRRENFGEGFQHICAALAELARREDLQIVYPVHLNPQVRNVVMAQLDGLSRVHLIAPLDYLDFVWFMQRAYLILTDSGGVQEEAPYLGKPVLVMRDVTERPEAVQAGTVTLVGTDTQRILAEVNRLLDNPELHASFSRRINPYGDGLASQRIVDALCGRALSEFAPQAPAAVR, translated from the coding sequence ATGAAAGTCCTTTCCATATTCGGGACCCGTCCCGAAGCGATCAAGATGGCGCCCCTGGTGTCCGCGCTGCAAGGCGAACCCCGGATCCAGAGCGTCGTCTGCGTGACGGGCCAGCATCGCGAGATGCTGGATCAGGTGATGGCCCTGTTTGATCTGCGGGCGCAGCACGATCTGGACATCATGGTGCCCAACCAGACGCTCAACGGCCTGTATGCGCGGCTGATCAGCCGGGTGGACAGCGTGCTGGAGGCCGAGCAACCGGATTGCGTGCTGGTCCATGGCGACACCAGCACCGCATCGGCCTGCGCACTGGCCTCTTTTCACCGCCGCGCGCGCATCGGCCATGTCGAAGCGGGCCTGCGCACCGGCGACTTGGCCCAGCCCTTCCCCGAAGAAATGAACCGCCGCGTGGTCGACGCGGTGGGCGACTGGCTATTCGCGCCCACCGCGCAATCGCGCGCCAACCTGCTGCGCGAAAACCTGGCGGGACGCATCACGGTCACCGGCAATACCGTGATCGACGCGCTGGCCATGACCTGCGCCAAGCTCGCCGCCGAAGGCGCGCTCGCGCAGCAGCTGGCGGCGCGCTACGGCTGGCTGGACCCTCAGCGGCGCCTGCTGCTGGTCACCGGACACCGGCGCGAGAACTTCGGCGAAGGCTTCCAGCACATCTGCGCCGCCCTGGCCGAACTGGCGCGGCGCGAGGATCTGCAGATCGTCTACCCCGTGCACCTGAATCCGCAGGTGCGCAACGTGGTGATGGCGCAGCTGGACGGCCTGTCGCGCGTGCATCTGATCGCCCCGCTGGATTATCTGGACTTCGTCTGGTTCATGCAGCGCGCCTACCTGATCCTGACCGACTCGGGCGGCGTGCAGGAAGAAGCGCCGTACCTGGGCAAGCCGGTGCTGGTGATGCGCGACGTCACCGAGCGCCCTGAAGCCGTGCAGGCCGGCACCGTGACGCTGGTCGGCACCGACACGCAGCGCATCCTGGCCGAAGTGAACCGCCTGCTCGACAACCCGGAGCTGCACGCCTCTTTCTCGCGCCGCATCAATCCCTATGGCGACGGCCTCGCCAGCCAACGCATCGTCGATGCGCTCTGCGGCCGCGCCCTATCCGAGTTTGCGCCTCAAGCGCCGGCCGCGGTCCGCTAG
- a CDS encoding enoyl-CoA hydratase/isomerase family protein, with translation METDTMQVISSEFKTLLYTVEGGVATITLNRPAQRNALDMAMREELAHLVGQIRRDRGVRVVILAGAGGAFCSGGDISTMGSGGSAEEARERMASLLLTIEGLITLDRPVIAAVDGPAYGAGLGLALTADLILASPRARFCLSFLRLGAIPDCATLYTLPRMVGLQRAKELAFSTREFQAQEARDMGIVFEIQPQELIHERARQIALSMAELPMAALAITKRGFNASLNSDLNTMLDLEAAGQGVARSTDYHREAAGRFLDKVAQRFQWPAAGL, from the coding sequence ATGGAGACCGATACGATGCAAGTCATCTCTAGCGAGTTCAAGACCCTGCTCTATACCGTGGAGGGCGGCGTCGCCACGATCACGCTGAACCGCCCCGCCCAGCGCAATGCGCTGGACATGGCCATGCGCGAAGAGCTGGCCCACCTGGTGGGCCAGATCCGGCGCGACCGCGGCGTGCGCGTCGTGATCCTGGCAGGCGCCGGCGGCGCCTTCTGCTCGGGCGGCGACATCTCCACCATGGGCTCCGGCGGCTCCGCCGAGGAAGCGCGCGAGCGCATGGCCAGCCTGCTGCTGACGATAGAAGGCCTGATCACGCTGGACCGGCCGGTGATCGCGGCGGTCGACGGTCCGGCCTATGGCGCCGGGCTGGGCCTGGCCCTGACCGCCGACCTGATCCTGGCTTCGCCGCGGGCGCGTTTCTGCCTGTCCTTCCTGCGGCTGGGGGCCATCCCCGATTGCGCCACCCTGTACACCCTGCCGCGCATGGTGGGCCTGCAGCGCGCCAAGGAACTGGCCTTCTCTACCCGCGAGTTCCAGGCGCAGGAAGCCCGGGACATGGGCATCGTGTTCGAGATCCAGCCGCAGGAATTGATCCACGAGCGCGCGCGGCAGATCGCGCTGTCCATGGCCGAGCTGCCCATGGCGGCGCTGGCGATCACCAAGCGCGGCTTCAACGCCTCGCTCAACAGCGACCTGAACACCATGCTGGACCTGGAGGCGGCCGGCCAGGGCGTGGCGCGGTCCACCGACTACCACCGCGAGGCGGCCGGCCGCTTTCTCGACAAGGTGGCGCAACGCTTCCAGTGGCCGGCGGCCGGCCTCTAG
- a CDS encoding LysR family transcriptional regulator, with translation MKLNTLRDFLAVAERGGVRAAARHLDAPQPAISRSIRELEKELGCVLFERHAKGVRLTPMGAVFLRRANAIRHELQRARDEIGQLNGESRGRVTLCMSTAPHLGLFAEVLREFRARYPDTHLEIIDGVYPLVEASLLDGTVDFYIGPVPARTPGELQVEKLFDNTRVIIGRKGHPLARARSLRDLTGAQWITTSITHKAEEELGPLFDKHGLPPPHLALKAQSALTFITALSNSDLLMMLPVQWLRYPLLQGVFQEIRVKEPLPAPPVCIVQRAGLPLTPAAEYYCTLARRASARAQG, from the coding sequence ATGAAGCTGAACACCCTGCGGGATTTCCTGGCCGTGGCCGAACGCGGCGGCGTCAGGGCTGCGGCCCGCCATCTGGACGCGCCGCAGCCGGCAATTTCACGCAGCATTCGCGAACTCGAGAAAGAGCTGGGGTGCGTCCTGTTCGAACGGCATGCCAAGGGCGTGCGCCTGACCCCCATGGGCGCCGTGTTCCTCAGGCGGGCCAACGCCATACGCCATGAGCTGCAGCGCGCACGCGACGAGATCGGCCAATTGAATGGCGAGTCCCGCGGGCGCGTCACGCTGTGCATGTCGACGGCGCCGCATCTGGGCCTGTTCGCCGAAGTGCTGCGCGAGTTCCGGGCGCGCTACCCGGACACCCATCTGGAGATCATCGACGGGGTCTACCCGCTGGTGGAAGCGTCCCTGCTGGACGGCACCGTGGACTTCTATATCGGGCCGGTGCCCGCGCGCACGCCTGGCGAACTACAGGTGGAAAAACTCTTCGACAACACCCGCGTGATCATCGGCCGCAAGGGCCATCCGCTGGCGCGCGCCCGCTCGCTGCGCGACCTGACCGGGGCGCAGTGGATCACGACCTCCATCACGCACAAGGCCGAAGAGGAACTGGGCCCGCTGTTCGACAAGCATGGCCTGCCGCCACCGCACCTGGCCCTGAAGGCCCAGTCCGCGCTGACCTTCATCACGGCGCTGAGTAATTCCGACCTGCTGATGATGTTGCCGGTGCAATGGCTGCGGTATCCGCTGCTGCAAGGCGTGTTCCAGGAAATCCGCGTCAAGGAGCCCTTGCCGGCGCCGCCGGTATGCATCGTGCAGCGCGCCGGCCTGCCGCTGACGCCGGCGGCCGAGTACTACTGCACGCTGGCGCGGCGGGCCAGCGCGCGGGCCCAGGGCTAG
- a CDS encoding MFS transporter → MIRNEDLANAEQAVAGFRNRVLPLLFAGYLLNFLDRTNISYAQLQMGVDLDISLAAYGFGAGLFFIGYASVCVPANLALQRFGVRRWLACMFLAWGLVSCLMAALHGEKSFYVLRFLLGVTEGGFIPAVNFYIASWIPPRYRSRINSIFIMALPLAMIFGGPLAGALLKIDAGMPGWRWLFIIEGLPTMLLGLLILRYLPGTPQEARWLSDGQRQGLRALMEHEAPTRAAAPSASWTQGFAVFRQPMLWGILLILLAAYAATFALAYFLPTILKQLYGITPLEIGTLLMIPNVAALVFSYVVGRSSERSGDIRWHLAVVCLVGAGGFLMLHGAATVSLAAFLAAVSVITGYTIAYYGPLNAAVQNYIGANAGPLALVTTIGSLGGFFGPTLTGAVMQASGGEWKLAAQVFALATLASAGLAILCVRNRRAAPAAQAAASHS, encoded by the coding sequence ATGATCCGCAATGAAGATCTGGCGAACGCCGAACAGGCCGTCGCCGGCTTTCGCAACCGCGTCCTGCCCCTGCTGTTCGCAGGATATCTGCTCAACTTCCTGGACCGCACCAACATCAGCTACGCGCAGCTGCAAATGGGTGTGGACCTGGACATTTCCCTGGCGGCCTACGGCTTCGGCGCGGGGCTGTTCTTCATCGGCTACGCCAGCGTGTGCGTACCCGCCAACCTCGCGCTGCAACGCTTCGGCGTCAGGCGCTGGCTGGCCTGCATGTTCCTGGCCTGGGGCCTGGTCTCCTGCCTGATGGCCGCACTGCATGGCGAAAAATCGTTCTACGTGCTGCGCTTCCTGCTGGGCGTGACCGAAGGCGGCTTCATTCCCGCCGTCAATTTCTACATCGCGTCCTGGATTCCGCCGCGCTACCGCAGCCGCATCAATTCGATCTTCATCATGGCGCTGCCGCTGGCCATGATCTTCGGCGGGCCGCTGGCCGGCGCGCTGCTCAAGATCGACGCCGGCATGCCAGGCTGGCGCTGGCTGTTCATCATCGAAGGCCTGCCGACCATGCTGCTGGGCTTGCTGATCCTGCGCTACCTGCCCGGCACGCCGCAGGAAGCCCGCTGGCTCAGCGATGGCCAGCGCCAGGGCTTGCGCGCCCTCATGGAACACGAGGCGCCCACCCGCGCGGCCGCGCCATCCGCTTCCTGGACGCAGGGATTTGCCGTCTTCCGCCAGCCCATGCTGTGGGGCATCCTGCTGATCCTGCTGGCTGCCTACGCCGCGACCTTCGCCCTGGCGTACTTCCTTCCCACCATCCTCAAGCAGCTGTACGGCATCACGCCGCTGGAGATCGGCACGCTGCTGATGATTCCCAACGTGGCGGCGCTGGTGTTCAGCTATGTGGTCGGGCGCAGCAGCGAACGCAGCGGCGACATCCGCTGGCACCTGGCGGTCGTCTGCCTGGTGGGCGCGGGCGGCTTCCTGATGCTGCACGGCGCGGCGACGGTATCCCTGGCCGCATTCCTGGCCGCGGTGTCCGTCATCACGGGCTACACCATCGCCTACTACGGTCCCCTGAATGCCGCCGTGCAGAACTACATCGGCGCCAACGCCGGCCCGCTGGCGCTGGTTACGACGATAGGCTCGCTGGGAGGCTTCTTCGGCCCGACCCTGACGGGCGCGGTCATGCAGGCCAGCGGCGGCGAATGGAAACTCGCGGCCCAGGTGTTCGCCCTGGCGACGCTGGCGAGCGCGGGCCTGGCAATCCTGTGCGTGCGCAACCGGCGCGCGGCGCCGGCCGCTCAAGCGGCGGCCTCGCACAGCTGA
- a CDS encoding CaiB/BaiF CoA transferase family protein produces the protein MAGPLNGLTVVEMAGIGPGPFCAMMLADMGADVIRIDRLTPGFLGGGGTIIDRGRRTIALDLKQPGATDIVLRLLDRADALLEGFRPGVMERLGLGPDECLARNPRLVYGRMTGWGQDGPLAQAAGHDLNYIAITGALHAMGHAELPPAPPLHLVGDMGGGAMMLAFGVLCGLLEAGRTGQGQVVDAAICDGASLLASAYHGKLRDGGWVNQRQSNMLDGGAHFYGCYACADGKYVSIGAIEPQFYRLLLERCGIDDPDFQQQWERAQWPQLRAKLAGIIAGRTREQWCALLEGTDACFAPVLDFEEAPRHPHHQARGSFIETGGTLHPAPAPRLSRTPGQARAVSAPGAHTEELLAELGLAQTEIQALRERGAIA, from the coding sequence ATGGCTGGTCCCCTGAACGGATTGACGGTGGTGGAAATGGCCGGCATAGGGCCCGGCCCCTTCTGCGCCATGATGTTGGCGGACATGGGCGCGGACGTGATCCGCATCGACCGGCTGACGCCCGGGTTCCTGGGCGGCGGCGGCACCATCATTGACCGGGGCCGCCGCACGATTGCGCTGGACCTCAAGCAGCCCGGCGCCACCGACATCGTGCTGCGGCTGCTGGACCGGGCGGATGCCTTGCTGGAAGGCTTCCGGCCGGGCGTGATGGAAAGGCTGGGCCTGGGGCCGGACGAGTGCCTGGCGCGCAATCCACGCCTGGTGTACGGACGCATGACGGGCTGGGGCCAGGACGGCCCGCTGGCGCAGGCGGCCGGCCATGACCTGAACTACATCGCCATCACCGGCGCACTGCACGCCATGGGGCATGCCGAACTGCCGCCGGCGCCGCCGCTGCATCTGGTCGGCGACATGGGCGGCGGCGCCATGATGCTGGCCTTCGGCGTGCTTTGCGGCCTGCTCGAAGCCGGCCGCACGGGTCAGGGCCAGGTGGTGGACGCGGCCATCTGCGACGGCGCGTCCCTGCTGGCCAGCGCTTATCACGGCAAGCTGCGGGACGGCGGCTGGGTCAACCAGCGCCAGTCCAACATGCTGGACGGCGGCGCCCATTTCTACGGCTGCTATGCCTGCGCGGACGGCAAGTACGTCTCCATCGGCGCGATCGAACCGCAGTTCTACCGCCTGCTGCTGGAACGCTGCGGCATCGACGATCCGGACTTCCAGCAGCAATGGGAACGCGCGCAATGGCCGCAGCTGCGCGCCAAGCTGGCGGGCATCATCGCCGGCCGGACCCGCGAGCAATGGTGCGCGCTACTCGAAGGCACGGATGCCTGCTTCGCGCCGGTGCTGGACTTCGAGGAAGCGCCGCGGCACCCCCATCATCAGGCGCGCGGCAGCTTCATCGAAACCGGCGGCACCCTGCACCCCGCGCCCGCGCCGCGGCTTTCGCGCACGCCCGGGCAGGCCCGCGCGGTGTCCGCGCCGGGCGCGCACACGGAAGAATTGCTGGCGGAACTGGGTCTGGCGCAAACCGAGATCCAGGCCCTGCGCGAACGCGGCGCCATCGCCTGA
- a CDS encoding SDR family NAD(P)-dependent oxidoreductase, translated as MSTNTQAKIAVITGGASGIGQECARQLRAEGWQVVVWDRTAADGAVAVDVADYASVARSAAQLDGIDLLINAAGIAGSRAPVAEKDPAEWAQVLAVNLSGTFHCAHALYPALRARGGVIVNIASVAGMVMMKGRAHYAVSKAGVATLTRSLANEWAEDGIRVIAVAPGYVKTPLIQHSIDAGELDEARLAAMHPMNRLATTQEIAASIIALTRPPFLFMTGSVVTIDGGMTLGK; from the coding sequence ATGAGCACGAATACTCAAGCAAAGATCGCCGTCATCACCGGCGGCGCAAGCGGGATCGGCCAGGAATGCGCGCGCCAGCTGCGCGCCGAAGGCTGGCAGGTCGTGGTGTGGGACCGGACCGCCGCGGATGGCGCCGTGGCCGTGGACGTTGCCGACTACGCCAGCGTGGCCCGCTCGGCGGCGCAGCTGGACGGAATAGACCTGCTGATCAACGCCGCGGGCATCGCCGGCAGCCGTGCCCCGGTCGCGGAAAAGGACCCGGCGGAATGGGCCCAGGTCCTGGCGGTGAACCTCAGCGGCACCTTCCATTGCGCGCATGCCCTGTATCCGGCGCTGCGCGCCCGCGGCGGCGTCATCGTCAACATCGCATCGGTCGCCGGCATGGTCATGATGAAGGGCCGCGCCCACTACGCCGTGTCGAAGGCCGGCGTGGCGACGCTGACGCGGTCGCTCGCCAACGAATGGGCCGAGGATGGCATCCGCGTCATCGCGGTGGCGCCCGGCTACGTCAAGACGCCGCTGATCCAACATTCGATCGATGCGGGCGAACTGGACGAAGCCCGGCTCGCGGCCATGCATCCGATGAACCGCCTGGCGACCACCCAGGAAATCGCGGCGTCGATCATCGCGTTGACCAGGCCACCGTTCCTGTTCATGACCGGCTCGGTCGTCACTATCGATGGCGGCATGACTTTGGGCAAATAG
- a CDS encoding cellulose biosynthesis cyclic di-GMP-binding regulatory protein BcsB — protein sequence MPHVPHPHAARSLCRALIAAGLLLPLGAMASPAGDALRRLLGDDWVTRDTSLEDLGIREPVVLSNSDARQEFYLPVPRGVPIADATLDFDARYIKGEPGRASMVLWVDGVPQTAQRIADGEGSATRKLNVEQRVRDTGFVRLAVDWQSEIALRQCESNRATANALMVSPRTRLSYRYDASAIGSLDEAWSTLPGKPVLMVAGAKLDQQAFDSAWRMGVAMARSGKQVAVRAFPAVGDEIDTRGLQAPNGLGQVPAFAALAGNDKHKLASPAEIGALLVMGAPAVSGDVVIADAALRARYNEALDALQAQLAQDADAAEAFKAWRQRRMPLAGQDLQTKEIRLAPLGRQAVIAVAADAGAQGAGAFDTAWRRILVTRQAQVKAAEPPQASDEDGMRLTSLGGSSASFDVVARGDWNATFPLAAVSADGSMPDELVMDLAAAPGASATRPVASVFWNGVLLAAKQMDADGHPERLMARVPGYVLGLTNAVRVTFQRQPVSVDCNEIPQGYPVNVLPTSYVKPGRAQPDGTFVGLLPLLAGSPQLLIPDTYLADAPANLQRVIGIATASGLSATRAALSLTPAGQTAKPAGPFVAMEVAVDGAKPMVKVTDRKQLTVDGKSAPWLDISGLDKLSTAEVVRAGGHDGLLWHTLGQRPVMPQAPFVLNRGNIAIIGAAGPLAWIDSANPAAGQPPGAGASAFFEWRNYLSWSVPALSVGLLVLLLILIAALRVTRRKNQESK from the coding sequence ATGCCCCATGTCCCGCATCCCCATGCCGCCCGCAGCCTCTGCCGCGCCCTCATCGCCGCCGGGTTGCTGCTCCCCCTGGGAGCAATGGCCAGCCCCGCGGGCGACGCCTTGCGGCGCTTGCTGGGCGACGACTGGGTGACGCGCGACACCAGCCTGGAAGACCTGGGCATCCGCGAACCGGTGGTGCTCAGCAATAGCGATGCGCGCCAGGAATTCTATCTGCCGGTGCCCCGCGGCGTGCCGATAGCCGACGCCACGCTGGACTTTGACGCCCGCTACATCAAGGGCGAGCCAGGCCGCGCCAGCATGGTGCTGTGGGTGGACGGCGTGCCGCAGACCGCGCAGCGCATCGCCGACGGCGAGGGCTCGGCCACGCGCAAGCTGAACGTGGAACAGCGCGTGCGCGACACCGGCTTCGTGCGGCTGGCGGTGGACTGGCAATCGGAGATCGCGCTGCGTCAGTGCGAAAGCAACCGCGCCACCGCCAACGCCTTGATGGTGTCGCCGCGCACGCGCCTGAGCTACCGCTACGACGCCTCGGCCATCGGCAGCCTGGACGAAGCCTGGAGCACCCTGCCCGGCAAGCCCGTGCTGATGGTGGCGGGCGCCAAGCTCGACCAGCAGGCCTTCGACAGCGCCTGGCGCATGGGCGTGGCCATGGCGCGCAGCGGCAAGCAGGTCGCGGTCCGAGCCTTCCCGGCCGTCGGCGACGAGATCGACACGCGCGGCCTGCAGGCCCCGAACGGACTCGGACAGGTGCCCGCGTTCGCGGCCCTGGCGGGCAACGACAAGCACAAGCTGGCCAGCCCCGCCGAGATCGGCGCGCTGCTGGTGATGGGCGCTCCCGCGGTCAGCGGCGACGTGGTGATCGCGGACGCCGCGCTGCGCGCCCGCTACAACGAGGCGCTGGACGCCTTGCAGGCGCAGTTGGCGCAGGACGCCGATGCCGCCGAGGCCTTCAAGGCCTGGCGCCAGCGGCGCATGCCCTTGGCCGGCCAGGACCTGCAAACCAAGGAAATCCGCCTGGCGCCGCTGGGCCGGCAGGCGGTGATCGCGGTGGCCGCCGACGCTGGCGCGCAGGGCGCAGGCGCCTTCGACACGGCCTGGCGCCGCATCCTGGTCACGCGCCAGGCGCAGGTCAAGGCGGCCGAGCCGCCGCAGGCCTCCGACGAGGACGGCATGCGCCTGACGTCGCTGGGCGGCTCATCCGCCAGCTTCGACGTGGTCGCGCGCGGCGACTGGAACGCCACGTTCCCGCTGGCCGCGGTCTCGGCGGACGGCAGCATGCCGGACGAACTGGTCATGGACCTGGCCGCCGCGCCGGGCGCCTCCGCGACCCGCCCGGTCGCCTCCGTGTTCTGGAACGGCGTCCTGCTGGCGGCCAAGCAGATGGACGCCGACGGCCATCCCGAACGCCTGATGGCGCGCGTGCCGGGCTATGTGCTGGGTCTCACCAACGCGGTGCGCGTCACCTTCCAGCGCCAGCCGGTATCGGTGGACTGCAACGAGATCCCGCAAGGCTATCCCGTCAACGTGCTGCCCACCAGCTATGTGAAGCCGGGCCGTGCACAGCCCGACGGCACCTTCGTGGGACTGTTGCCGCTGCTGGCCGGCAGTCCCCAACTGCTCATCCCCGACACCTATCTGGCCGATGCGCCGGCCAACCTGCAGCGTGTGATCGGCATCGCCACGGCCAGCGGCCTGTCGGCCACGCGCGCGGCGCTGTCGCTCACGCCGGCGGGCCAGACGGCCAAGCCCGCCGGCCCCTTCGTGGCGATGGAAGTGGCGGTGGACGGCGCCAAGCCCATGGTCAAGGTCACGGACCGCAAGCAGTTGACGGTGGACGGCAAGAGCGCGCCCTGGCTGGACATTTCCGGCCTGGACAAGCTGAGCACGGCCGAAGTCGTGCGCGCGGGCGGCCACGACGGCCTGCTGTGGCACACGCTGGGCCAGCGTCCCGTCATGCCGCAGGCGCCCTTCGTGCTGAACCGCGGCAACATCGCCATCATCGGCGCGGCGGGGCCGCTGGCCTGGATCGACAGCGCCAATCCCGCGGCCGGCCAGCCGCCGGGCGCGGGCGCAAGCGCCTTCTTCGAATGGCGCAATTACCTGTCGTGGAGCGTGCCGGCCCTGAGCGTCGGTCTGCTGGTCCTGCTCCTGATCCTGATCGCCGCACTGCGCGTCACGCGCAGGAAGAACCAGGAAAGCAAGTAA